The Bacteroidia bacterium genomic interval CGCTTTATGGTAGAGTTCGAGATCGATCATCCATTCCTTTTTGTCATAGAGAATACCTGTATTTATCTGATAACTCTGAATAGCCGGAATAAAGTCATCACCAGAAAGCACCCACACCTGGTTGTGAAAGCCAAGGGGATCGAACTCCCATTCAATGAGTTGAGAAATGAATTGGCGATAGATGCCCGTATGAAGTCTAAGTTTCAAACCCGATTTGAATTGATAACTGACTTGCAATCGAGGAGCGGTATAGATTCGTTCAAACAGAGAATTCCCACTAAACCTCAAGCCTCCTTCTACATAAAACTGATGATTGGGAGAATAGACATAGCTGCCATAAAAAGTCTGGGTTTCCACATTCCAAAACCTTCCATCCTGAAACTCTCCATAGACTGCCTTAAAATCCAGTTCATAAGCGACATTTTTTGAGGACAACATCAAGCCTGCTTTCAAGCTATGTTTTCTCCCAAAGAACCACTGATGGTCACTGGTAAGGCGGTTGTCTTTTACATTATTTCGTTTGCCAAATTCTTCAAATACAAAGCTCTGATCGAAATCTTCTTTGGTAAAGGAATAACGGGAATTGTATTCAGAAAAACTCAGACGAGTATTAGCAACATAGCTTAAGCTATCCTTATAGGTCCAATTAACTGCGAAGCCGGAATTCAGGATCTCCAGGTCATCTGCCAGGAATTCATCTTTGGGTTCAATAGAAACATGGTAATTGAGTTGGTTTCTGCCATTAAAACTGGAAAAGGCAAGCTGATGCTTGTCTTTCAGATTATAGAGCCATTTGAAATTCCAGTCATTGAAGGCAAATCGTTCAAAGTCCACGCTGAAGTAATCCGTTTGATCCTCTAGTTCCCGCAACCAACCAATACGCGTTCCCTGAAACACCCGATCCTGCAATCGACTAAAGGTAAGCGTAGGAAAAAAGTCTGTGGTAGATCTTCTGGAAGAAAAAAGCAAAGCCATTTTCTTTTTGAGTAAGGGGGCTTGTAAATCAAAGCCCATATGAGTCAGGTTGAAAGCCAAACCAAGTCCCAATTTTTCGGGCACTTCATTTCCCTGGCTAAGGTCTATGGCCCCGGAAACTCTCCCGGCTTTGGAAACATCAAACCCACTTCTGGAAACCCGAGCTTCATCTATTGCATAGGGATTTACGGAGGAGATCATGTCGAAAAAATGCCCGGTTTGGTATAAAGGCATTCCTTCGATCATAACCAGGGTTTGGTCCGGAGTACCTCCCCGAATATGGAGACCTGCAGCAGTTTCATCCGGGCTATTGATTCCTGGCAGAACTTGCGCCATCTGGAAGATATCCGGCTCGGTCAATCCAGGCAAGCTTGAAACTTTTCCCGGACTGAGTTTGATAGAAATGGCGTCCTGGCTGATGCCATCGGTCAGGTATTCAGAAATCTCAAGACCTTTGAGGCTTAGGGTTTTTTGTTTGAGTAAAATAGGCGCGCAGGGACCTTTTCGTAACTCACCAAAAGATATTCGTTTCTTTTCATAGCCGATATAGCTGATGATGACTTCTGCTTCGTAAGGGATTTTACCCTTAATATAAAAGGATCCATCTTTCTGGCTAACTGCTCCTTTTCCTTCACTGGGTATGTTTAGATTGGCAAAGGAAATAGCTTCCTCCGAAAGAGAGTCCAGTACCCAGCCACATATATAGGGAATTTGATCTTCTTCGCTTTCTTTAGGTTTGATCAATACAAATCGTTCATCCAATATCTCAAAGTCCAAAATTGTCCCTTTCAGGATCAATTGCATGGCGACAGCAAGGGGAGATTCCGGAATATCAACCGTAATCTTTATCCCACTGATCTGCTTTTTCCGATAAGAGAAAAAAACCTGGTATTTCTTATGCAGGTCCTTAAAGACTTCCTCCAGCGCCACTTGATTATATCGCTCTTTGATGACAAGTTCTTCCTGCTCATGCCCCCAAAGAAAGCATGTCGTCAGCAAAAGTATGCATAGCAGGAAGAAGTGCTTCATCTAGGCAGTTTATTATTCTCGATAGATCCGTATTTTTTTAGGGGAAAGAATCTCATATTTCGCCTGAAAGCCTCCTGTCAGTTGTAGCAGGGCTTTCTCTTTATCATTCTTATAAAAATTGACACTCACGATCTCCTTGACATCCAGGTTTTGTATTTCAAATTCAACGCCATATATGCGTTCGAAAGCTGCCAGTGCTTCTTTTATGCTAATATCCTGTGCTGAATAAATGCCGTCCAGCCAATTGGGATAAATTTGCCCTAAATCCTCTTCCTCAAGGCTTCTGATTTCTCCCTTGTCAATTTGAAGGCTTTCCCCTGCAGTCAGTACCTGATTTTGACTGGCATCCTCATTATATACCTCTACCCTTCCGTCAAAACACACTACGTCCAATCGATCATTCCTCGTACTTACATTGAAGCGAGTCCCCAGGACTTTCACACTCCCCAATTCTGTCACAACCGTAAAGGCTGCTCCTTTTTCTACTTCGAAATAGGCTTCTCCTTCCAGGCCAACTTTTCTTTCCCTCGACCAGTTCTTTTCGTCATATACAATCTCGCTATTTTCATTTAGCCTAATCCATGAATTGTCTGGAAAAATCTTACTCTGCATTTCTCCAGCAAGCGTTGCTAAATGTTGCCCTTTATGTTCAGGGCTTGCTTTTTGGGGATAGAAAAAGAAAAGAAGAAGGGCAATCATGGCGGCGGCAGCTCCTATATAAAATAAAGGTCGTAAACTTCGAAGCGCTGTCTGGGGCTTTGTATCTTTTCTATTGCGATCCTGCTTGATTTGCTTCAATACATTTTCTCCCTCAAAGTTCGGACTTTGCAGCATTTCGGTGCCTTTAAGCAAACGACTCAGTTCATGATAATCCTCAGATTTCTCGAACTCCTTTTGCTCTTCATCTGTCAGCTCTCCATTTAGCCAGCGGGCCAAAAAGGTATCATCCGGATAATTACTCATATCTGTGGACTTAATTTTCTCAATGAAAGCAAAGCTCTGTGCATACGTTTCTCTACGGATTTCACACTTATGTCCAATATCTCTGCGATTTCCTGATAGGATTTCCCATTGATCCTGTTGAGGAGAAATACTACTCTCTGTTTTTCAGAAAGAGAAGAAATTGCCTCTTCCAACCTATTCAGAAACTCTTTCTCTTCCTGCAAATATTCCGGGCTCTCTATATTTTGTCTTTTCCCCTGTCTGCGGAGAAATTTCAAGACGACTTTTTGATGTTCCACTTTATGTAGAAATAGATTTTGCGCTACCTTATAGAGGAAACTTTTGGCTTTGCCGAATGGGACTTTTGCACAGTTTTTCCAAAGTCGGATATAAGCCTCCTGCACCAAATCTTCCGCCTCTAAGAGGTTTCCGCTTTTGTAATAGCAAAAGTTTCTAAGGGTTTCTGCATGTTCCTGGAAGATCTGATCAAAAATCACATCCTCACATACCGATCGGCTTTCTACGGATTCCATAGCTAACAGCTGGACTTGCATCTGATTTATAAAGGTAAAAAATTATTCAGCAGCCACGCTAACTACCACTTTATCCGTTCCAATCAACCGACCATTTTCGCCATAGACTTTCAGTACATAAATCCCATTTTGCTGACGAATAAAAGGAATGCCTATTTCCTGTATCCCCGTCCGTACTGCTCGTATATCCTGATACACCATTTGTCCCAACACATTCCATAGTTCTACATGTATTTCTTCCTCATATTTACTTTCATACCTCACAGCTGAAAAGAGGGTAGCAGGATTGGGATAAACCACCATCTGGGATTCCAGTTCTTCCAATGGACTCCCCAATTCAAAAGAGACTTCGCTGATACTTGAGCAGTCCGGGTGCCCCCAGTTGCTATTGACTGATAGGATTACGTATCGGGCAGAAATGAAGTCCAGTTCAGCAGCTTTTTCTCCAGAATAATAGGACTTTCCTGAAGCCTGATCCAAAAAAATCTTCCCCCACTCCGTCCAGCTTTCTCCATCTTCAGAATAATCAAGCGTCATTTCCTGAATCCCTTTGTCCAGGTCCTCAATTTTATTTGCGTTCCAAACGTGCAGGGATTTCAGGCTATACAAATCCCCAAAATCATACTGAATCCAATGGCCTGTACCTCTGTCCGGATTGGGATTGGGGCTGGTCTGACAAGAGAGCCAGGATTGATCCCAGACTTCGGCTTCTTTACATTGAGCTTGAGCATTTATATTAAAGCCAATTATCCAGGATAGGCAGGTAGTTATTATGACTAGATTTCTCATATTTTTACAGCTTAAAGCAAAAATCCGATAGGAGCAGTTTGCGAGTTAGGAGAATAAAAATTGGAAATATTGGGAAGGACCAGTGGCAAATCTGAAGGCGAAACTCCAAACCAGAGCGCCAGTTCTGCGAAATACTCATCACTGGAAACAGAAGGTAATAATACTCCTCCTCCAAGGTCCACATCTGACCGCAAGGCAAGGCTGGGATATTCGCCATACATTTTCCTTCCTTTCACCGCTCCACCCATCATCATCGAGATGCCTCCCCAGGCATGGTCTGTGCCGTTTCCATTGGAGGTAAGGGTGCGAGCAAAATCAGAGATTGTGAAGGTGGTGACCTTATCAGCAATATTCAACTCATTCATTGCCTGTTGTAGTTCTCCCATTGCCAGACTCAAGACACGAAGCAATCCCTGTTGATTGTTTAAGAGCTCATCATGATTATCAAAGCCTGGAAGTACCACAAAAAAGGTTTGACGACTCATGCCCAATGCCTGCCGGGCACCGATAGTCTTGGCAATCATCTGAAAACTTTGGGAAAGGAAATTAGGAGAGAAAATCGTATTGAGATTCACAGAAGATATCGAAGCCTTAAAAAGTTCATGGTTCTGCTGTGAGTCATGAATCACATCCGCATAGGTTTGCTTAAAGACATCCTGGTATTGCTGTTCAAGCAATCCTTTCACTGCCTGGGTCCGAATCTGGTTAATTACTTCCGGCTCATTATAGCCTTCGATTCCAGCACTGCCATCTCCATAGGGCGAAATGGTAAATTCAATAGATTGATTTCCCGCCTGAAAGACATTGTTTCCAGCCAAAGAGATATTCATCGAAATATCCTTGCTGCTACTGGAGGCCTGAAGGATATCGGCCATTCTTCCGGCCCAGCCAATATTGGATCTCTCATAAGGAATGGAAGTCTGCCATTGCTGCACCTGATCTGAATGACTAAAGAGCCCCAGTGGGAGTTTAGCAATTCCCGAATCCACATCCAGTTTATTTTGGATAGGCTCTATCAGGGTTC includes:
- a CDS encoding TonB-dependent receptor; this translates as MKHFFLLCILLLTTCFLWGHEQEELVIKERYNQVALEEVFKDLHKKYQVFFSYRKKQISGIKITVDIPESPLAVAMQLILKGTILDFEILDERFVLIKPKESEEDQIPYICGWVLDSLSEEAISFANLNIPSEGKGAVSQKDGSFYIKGKIPYEAEVIISYIGYEKKRISFGELRKGPCAPILLKQKTLSLKGLEISEYLTDGISQDAISIKLSPGKVSSLPGLTEPDIFQMAQVLPGINSPDETAAGLHIRGGTPDQTLVMIEGMPLYQTGHFFDMISSVNPYAIDEARVSRSGFDVSKAGRVSGAIDLSQGNEVPEKLGLGLAFNLTHMGFDLQAPLLKKKMALLFSSRRSTTDFFPTLTFSRLQDRVFQGTRIGWLRELEDQTDYFSVDFERFAFNDWNFKWLYNLKDKHQLAFSSFNGRNQLNYHVSIEPKDEFLADDLEILNSGFAVNWTYKDSLSYVANTRLSFSEYNSRYSFTKEDFDQSFVFEEFGKRNNVKDNRLTSDHQWFFGRKHSLKAGLMLSSKNVAYELDFKAVYGEFQDGRFWNVETQTFYGSYVYSPNHQFYVEGGLRFSGNSLFERIYTAPRLQVSYQFKSGLKLRLHTGIYRQFISQLIEWEFDPLGFHNQVWVLSGDDFIPAIQSYQINTGILYDKKEWMIDLELYHKAIFDLTSLTTSFQNFAETEYATGLAKINGLDFLLKRRWRAHRFWLSYTLSQILYDFEGIREAPFFAPHDQRHNFKFIQLYQFNNWQFSLGWTYRSGKPFTPRIGDEIEFQQEDDEEFYVVQPILGESNGNRLRAYHRLDASLMYQFPSSLERSVKGNIGLSLLNVYDRENILSIRYFPEYYSPEDLPDNPESEELVKTMLRFMPNLVIRLRW
- a CDS encoding FecR domain-containing protein; this encodes MSNYPDDTFLARWLNGELTDEEQKEFEKSEDYHELSRLLKGTEMLQSPNFEGENVLKQIKQDRNRKDTKPQTALRSLRPLFYIGAAAAMIALLLFFFYPQKASPEHKGQHLATLAGEMQSKIFPDNSWIRLNENSEIVYDEKNWSRERKVGLEGEAYFEVEKGAAFTVVTELGSVKVLGTRFNVSTRNDRLDVVCFDGRVEVYNEDASQNQVLTAGESLQIDKGEIRSLEEEDLGQIYPNWLDGIYSAQDISIKEALAAFERIYGVEFEIQNLDVKEIVSVNFYKNDKEKALLQLTGGFQAKYEILSPKKIRIYRE
- a CDS encoding RNA polymerase sigma factor, whose product is MQVQLLAMESVESRSVCEDVIFDQIFQEHAETLRNFCYYKSGNLLEAEDLVQEAYIRLWKNCAKVPFGKAKSFLYKVAQNLFLHKVEHQKVVLKFLRRQGKRQNIESPEYLQEEKEFLNRLEEAISSLSEKQRVVFLLNRINGKSYQEIAEILDISVKSVEKRMHRALLSLRKLSPQI
- a CDS encoding T9SS type A sorting domain-containing protein, coding for MRNLVIITTCLSWIIGFNINAQAQCKEAEVWDQSWLSCQTSPNPNPDRGTGHWIQYDFGDLYSLKSLHVWNANKIEDLDKGIQEMTLDYSEDGESWTEWGKIFLDQASGKSYYSGEKAAELDFISARYVILSVNSNWGHPDCSSISEVSFELGSPLEELESQMVVYPNPATLFSAVRYESKYEEEIHVELWNVLGQMVYQDIRAVRTGIQEIGIPFIRQQNGIYVLKVYGENGRLIGTDKVVVSVAAE
- a CDS encoding DUF1501 domain-containing protein is translated as MKKNKSYSRRKFLGTASCAALGSATLLNGLLNLQMSSALAAPSYHLSFQPEEDYKALICILLAGGNDSYNMLVPTDAGPYNDYTATRSNQALPRESLLPIVADGLSESYGLHPAMPELKQIFDQGNLAFLANVGTLIEPIQNKLDVDSGIAKLPLGLFSHSDQVQQWQTSIPYERSNIGWAGRMADILQASSSSKDISMNISLAGNNVFQAGNQSIEFTISPYGDGSAGIEGYNEPEVINQIRTQAVKGLLEQQYQDVFKQTYADVIHDSQQNHELFKASISSVNLNTIFSPNFLSQSFQMIAKTIGARQALGMSRQTFFVVLPGFDNHDELLNNQQGLLRVLSLAMGELQQAMNELNIADKVTTFTISDFARTLTSNGNGTDHAWGGISMMMGGAVKGRKMYGEYPSLALRSDVDLGGGVLLPSVSSDEYFAELALWFGVSPSDLPLVLPNISNFYSPNSQTAPIGFLL